One region of Vescimonas fastidiosa genomic DNA includes:
- a CDS encoding replication-associated recombination protein A, with protein MQMQPLADAIRPQTLDEVAGQKHLLGQGAMLRRIIESGTATNLIFYGPSGTGKTTVAGIIAKRTNKTLYHLNATTASLQDVKNIMADVGTMVAPNGALLYLDEIQYFNKKQQQSLLEYMENGKITLVASTTENPYFYVYNALLSRSTVFEFKPLTAEEAVPAVVRALGIVQQQSALPLSWEEEVPLTIATGCGGDVRKAVNAVELLSRAAKPVDGKLLLTREDALQVAQHSAMRYDRAGDDHYDLLSALQKSIRGSDPDAAVYYLGRLLVAGDLLSPCRRLLVIASEDIGLAYPQAMAITKACVDAAVQLGLPEARLPLAEAAVLLATAPKSNSSHNAIIAAMQDIEKGRVGDIPRHLKNVHADSAGSERPQAYKYPHVYPKHYVKQRYLPESLGDTTYYEYADNKTEQAAKHYWDLIKGGGE; from the coding sequence ATGCAGATGCAGCCTTTGGCCGACGCCATTCGGCCCCAGACGCTGGACGAGGTGGCGGGACAGAAGCATCTTTTGGGGCAAGGCGCTATGCTTCGCCGAATTATTGAAAGCGGCACCGCTACGAACCTCATCTTTTACGGACCCTCCGGCACGGGCAAGACCACGGTGGCGGGTATCATCGCAAAGCGGACCAACAAGACCCTCTACCATCTCAACGCCACCACCGCCTCCCTGCAGGATGTGAAAAATATCATGGCGGATGTGGGGACCATGGTGGCGCCCAACGGGGCTCTGCTGTACCTGGACGAGATACAGTATTTTAACAAAAAGCAGCAGCAGAGCCTGCTGGAGTATATGGAAAACGGCAAGATCACCCTGGTGGCCTCCACCACGGAAAACCCGTATTTTTATGTGTACAATGCCCTGCTCTCCCGGAGCACGGTATTTGAGTTTAAACCCTTGACGGCGGAGGAGGCCGTGCCTGCGGTGGTGCGGGCCCTGGGCATTGTGCAGCAGCAGAGCGCGCTGCCCCTTTCCTGGGAGGAGGAGGTGCCTCTGACCATCGCCACCGGCTGCGGCGGAGATGTGCGCAAGGCCGTGAACGCCGTGGAGCTGCTGAGCCGGGCGGCAAAGCCCGTGGATGGAAAGCTTCTACTGACAAGGGAAGATGCTTTACAGGTTGCGCAGCACAGCGCTATGCGCTACGACCGGGCGGGGGACGACCACTATGATCTGCTCTCGGCCCTGCAAAAGTCCATCCGCGGCTCTGACCCGGATGCGGCGGTGTATTATCTGGGGCGGCTGCTGGTGGCGGGAGACCTTTTATCCCCGTGCAGGCGGCTGCTGGTCATCGCCTCCGAGGACATCGGCCTGGCCTATCCCCAGGCTATGGCCATTACCAAGGCCTGCGTGGACGCTGCGGTGCAGCTGGGACTGCCTGAGGCGCGGCTTCCTCTAGCAGAGGCGGCGGTGCTGCTGGCCACGGCGCCCAAATCCAATTCGTCCCACAACGCCATCATTGCCGCCATGCAGGACATTGAAAAGGGGAGGGTGGGGGATATCCCTCGGCACCTGAAAAATGTTCATGCCGACAGCGCCGGCAGCGAGAGGCCCCAGGCGTACAAGTACCCGCATGTATATCCCAAGCACTATGTAAAGCAAAGATACTTGCCGGAGAGCCTGGGGGACACCACCTATTATGAATACGCCGACAACAAGACCGAGCAGGCGGCTAAGCACTACTGGGATCTTATAAAGGGCGGGGGAGAATGA